Proteins encoded in a region of the Elaeis guineensis isolate ETL-2024a chromosome 7, EG11, whole genome shotgun sequence genome:
- the LOC105060474 gene encoding uncharacterized protein has product MARAALKLLALAILLILLFLLDLSFAQLRPLCLSQFALANQACVVLPTEEVSRDSSLAKLQEEDEYDDDEHEDHHGHGHGRGRGHRHGRGHGEEPRVNTDCCRWLAEVDEACVCEALLRMPPFFIKAKHTYIIKVGKTCKHEYNCRGI; this is encoded by the coding sequence ATGGCAAGAGCAGCATTGAAACTACTTGCACTTGCTATCCTCCTAATTTTGTTATTTCTACTTGACCTATCATTTGCACAATTGCGGCCCCTATGCCTCTCTCAATTTGCACTCGCTAACCAAGCTTGTGTTGTTTTGCCAACAGAGGAGGTCTCTAGGGATTCGAGCCTAGCGAAACTACAAGAGGAAGATGAGTATGATGATGATGAGCATGAGGATCATCATGGGCATGGGCATGGGCGTGGGCGTGGGCATAGGCATGGGCGTGGGCATGGAGAAGAGCCACGTGTAAACACAGATTGTTGTCGATGGCTAGCTGAGGTGGATGAGGCATGTGTGTGTGAAGCTTTGCTCCGAATGCCTCCATTCTTTATCAAAGCCAAGCACACTTACATCATAAAGGTTGGCAAGACTTGTAAACATGAGTACAACTGTAGAGGGATCTAG